CTACCACGCTAAAGGTTTACGCTTCGCGGTTGATCCCGTGTGGTTGTCgtacttttttattcttcctttctctcccttccccCGTCCGACCAAGGCCGCACAAACACGTTCTGCGATCGACACACGACTAGGTTCGCGGATCAGTCGATATTCGAAGGCTGGTGGTGTCGTGTGTGTATCCTCGGAAATACGACTGCGAAAGCGATATGGTAAGAAATGTTGCAATTCTGTCACGATAGCAAGTGATAAACACGCCGGATCCGGTCATCATCCCGGCCTGCCGTAAAGTGGATGACAAAAGAATCGCGCCCCGAACCGGGGACAAAACGGAAAGATTCAGGTTACTACGCGTTTGCCCCTTCCCATATCTCTGGCAGGCATTGCCAGCGTCAATGACAACAACGGCTGTCTTGTACCTGAGAGTTATGCTACAACACCACGCGGATAAGAATTGCTTCCCATCCACAGAGCAGAGCGTCAGAAGGGTTTACCGTTTACAAAGTGCGCGCTGCTTTATCAATACTTTCGTTTGCATTGTCCGTTTGCCCAGTTGTTGTGCTGTAAAGTGCTATTTTCTATGTATCATTCCCCTTTTCGGACCGTGGTGTGCGTTTCCTATGTATCTGCTGGGATGCGGGAGTGAAtcgggaaagagaaagagagagagagagagcgcgcgcgaggGGCACATACTTGCAGCCACTAGAGAGACGATAAGAATGACATCAAAATCAGCTGGTTGTGTCATTAGTGAAGAACGAGCGGCCCTAACAAGACGCGGTCGGTGCTCTTGTTACCCCCTTCGCCCTTTGTACTGGGTTGGTCTGCTTCGTAGTGTGGTTACAACATGTTTTCGTTCgccgttttttttacacactGCATTGCTAATgaattctgtttttttctttttcttgcctCCCTTTCCTTTACAGGTGAATGTATAGTTAAGAACGAAAACACCAAAACAATCTCAAGGTCTGGAGAGCCAAAACCCCAAGACCCCGTAACGGACGCGCCAAGCTGCTAATTGTGATTCCGAATTCCTTCAGGGTCGATTAGTTTCGAGTGCTTGAGTAAGAAGAAAACCTTCAAACGCCACCGTACCGGACTAAATATTCTCAACGGACAGCACCCGGCGGGTGGTGTCCAATCTACGCAGGCAGGCAGACAGGCTGCAAACCGCACAAGCAACACACAAGAGAGTCAAATTTGCAGTGACAGCGGAGCATCTTGTACTAAATCACGCAACCAGGCACGCGGCGGGCCTTGATTGCCATTGTGTTCGCCAATCCACTGAATGGGAACTGCTGGACTGTAGTCCCTTTGAGTTCACAACGCGCGCGTCCTCGAGTGTAGTGTAGGAAGGGCGCAGCAGTTCATCCGCAGACTTTTGCGAAGTGTAACGAAGAAATACTCTCCGATCCCCAGCGGTCGCAGTGAAGATGGCAACGATGATGAACGTAACCAGCAGCTTTCTGGACGAAACGCTCGTCTATCTGTACCGGGAGATGAATCACTTCGTGCCGGAGTTTATCGTCTCGTTCGGCTACGTGCCGTGGGTGTTTTCGCTGCTCGGTTCGGCACTGATCGGACTGTCCGGCATACTGCCGATGTTTATCATACCGGATCCGGCCAAAGGTGGAAAGGAGTCGGAACTGAGTGACCGTAAGTTTCCTCTGTAATgttgataaattaattaataagtGTTTTTTACATCGTGTCATATGTGTCGCCTCATTCGCTAAGGGATTGGACTCAGGTTTTTATAAAGGCTCCTGAGCTTAAAACAGGTTCATAAGATccatttgctgttgctgtatcGATTCGCGTTACTATGGTGATGTCGTTGTTGTACGACATGCCTATTTGTCTCACCAATCAGTGCACCCAGTGTCCCGCAGGAAGCGTACAGAAATTAATTTACGACCCTTCGGGCAGTTTTATCGGGATCTTTCAAGTGTATGAACATTCTTTATTGCACCCaaaaacacatatacacacacacactcaccggtATCGCTCGGTTGCGCGCGCGTTCCCTATCTCTATTGATTCATCACAAACCCATCGTCAATCGCAGACACAGCGACGTGCCATCTGGCAAACGAGATCAGTGAGCAAACGAGATCATCATCGACATCCCTTCCGCTTATGTGCAAAGCACCCCCCATCGCCTGCGCTTCGTCACCTTCCTACATTAATCGccttttctttgtttcattttagCGGCCGAATCTAAGACCCTCAAACTGCTGCTCAGCTTCGCCGTGGGTGGCCTGCTGGGCGATGTCTTTCTACACCTGCTGCCGGAAACGTGGGAGCACGAGATTGCGGCCGGACCGACGGCCGACGGTCATCCGTCCCTGCGCAGCGGCCTCTGGGTGTTGGGCGGTCTGCTGCTCTTCACGATGGTGGAAAAGATCTTTTCCGGCTATGCAAAcgtggacgaaaaaaacccgCAGCCAAAGTGTGTCGAAATTGCCACCTGTCTGCTGCGCCGAAGTGGTGGCAAACTGCCGGAAGGGTTCGTTGGCTGCGGTGGCGATGGGAAGGGTTCGTGCGACATCGAGGACGTACCGAACGGGTGCTTCCTGGCGGGAAACGGGGAGTCGGCACGTGACGAAGCGGGCCACAAGAAGGTGGCCGGATATTTGAATCTGCTGGCCAATTCGATCGACAACTTTACGCACGGGCTGGCGGTGGCGGGTTCGTTCCTGGTCTCGCTACAGCACGGCCTACTGGCTACGTTTGCCATTTTGTGTAAGTTTTGCCGGTGGAAAAACCGGTGGTTGCAACGAGTCGAGTCT
This is a stretch of genomic DNA from Anopheles merus strain MAF chromosome 2R, AmerM5.1, whole genome shotgun sequence. It encodes these proteins:
- the LOC121589010 gene encoding zinc transporter ZIP13 homolog gives rise to the protein MATMMNVTSSFLDETLVYLYREMNHFVPEFIVSFGYVPWVFSLLGSALIGLSGILPMFIIPDPAKGGKESELSDPAESKTLKLLLSFAVGGLLGDVFLHLLPETWEHEIAAGPTADGHPSLRSGLWVLGGLLLFTMVEKIFSGYANVDEKNPQPKCVEIATCLLRRSGGKLPEGFVGCGGDGKGSCDIEDVPNGCFLAGNGESARDEAGHKKVAGYLNLLANSIDNFTHGLAVAGSFLVSLQHGLLATFAILLHEIPHEVGDFAILLRSGFSRWDAAKAQLLTAGAGLLGALVAIGGSGATTALEAKTSWIAPFTAGGFLHIALVTVLPDLLDESSPWESFKQFAALLLGIGLMAFMTIYLEH